A segment of the Populus nigra chromosome 12, ddPopNigr1.1, whole genome shotgun sequence genome:
ACTACAGTAATGGCAACTTGAGAAATGTACCTGGTGCCACCCAAGCTCTAGTGGAATTGCTTGGCAATGGAAGCAACAAGAGAATGTTTCGCAAATTCATAGAATCATCGTAAGTTACAGTAGAACCTGATCAGGGGAAAGAAGTTGGTATTAGTACAACAGCCACATGTTTTCTTAGTGATATAATTTCATGATTTGAGATCAATCCAACAGTTCAGTAGAATTACTTTAAGCATTTACAAAGTCTATATGAAATAATAACAGATTCTGTTCTAGCTTCcttctaaaaaaaatgtaaacgatttaaaaaaaaaaaaactaatccttAATTCAGACCTTCATAACAGATGCAATTTTGCAGATTCAGGGATGAAAGAATGAAAATTGTTACAAGTGTTGGTAACAGAAACTGAAGTTGTGTTCATACGAGTTTTGCTGATTCACCTTTCTGGCAATATCCCATATTGTATGGAAATACTTCTTTATCATATGCAGGGTACTCTCTAGCATGGAACCTGCAAAATAAGTAAGAACTCGTCAATAACATGCAGAAAATTAACGAGCTAAATTCCATTAAGATCATAATCAAAACCATGTAAcaaccattaaaaatttaataaaaacattcatGCTTCAAGGAGAGACTTTCTTGAATAGAACAATGAACTCTCTCATTTAAACCTACGAAATGAGACAACAACAGACGTGGTCATAATGTGAAACTGACTGGAGATACTACAATGTAAGCAGAGGACCGATACCTCAAAGTAGATTGGGTTTTGAACTAAAAACCTCTTTTGTACAGGATATCCTGCCCATCCATTGAATACAGGTCATATTCACACTAACATATTCGAATTTGGTCGTGGTTGCCAAGCAATTCACATATAGGTGCAAATCCACATACTACAACCATAGCAACACTAGTTCATGCCTTCCAGATTGTGAATGAGTTCAATTTGTTATTACATTTTCACCATTCTTTTTGTGAAATTCAACCTTTCAGATATGTTTTTGATGTCTAATTGTGAAAATGCAATCCTTAAAGGCACAAATGCAGACTATTTGCCGCACACATACCATTTcacataaaattcaatttgcatCTGTACTGCACATAATCATTGGAAAGGGAAACGTAAAACTTACAATATCCCAAGTCTTCCTGTTTCCCTGGCAATGAAAACATGACCATGAAACAAATCATATCGATTCAAAGATACATTAAACCCAACTGACGCTCCTCGAGCAACAATGAGctcaaacaaaaatttaatataagaaTTCAACTCCTGCGATTTAACAACAAAATGGTAGTGATTAACATAgaagctaaattaaaaaaaaaaagaaaaaaagaagaagaaaagaaaccctTCTAAGAATGATACAAACCTCACTTATGAACCTTCTTCCATATGGTGTTCTAGTAAGCCCACATTTGTTCTCTTGGCATCGTTCAACATCAGGCACCTATAACAATATCAATTatcatagaatttttttttttttatctagacaATAGCAATAATTCAGTTCACCTAAATTACTGCACTCTGCCACCTTCATTTCCAACAATTTCTTCCTATCCACTACGATTGATCAAAAGATATTCTTCAGCTACCAATTCATGCTATAGCAAACATGGGTTTTCACTAGCTTAACTGGAAATTAACTTTTGTGCGAAATGATCGATTATTCCTAATAAAAATGATTCAttcgtaaaaaaataaaagctaaaactCACAGGCAAGACAGTAGGATCCAGAGCTCGGTGTATTGAAGCTGGGTCTCCACCAGAATCAAGCGCAAGCCGAGCCAGTTCAAGGACAGGTTCAGGTGGCCACCAAATGAGTTCATTCTCTTCACTCTTGCTTCTAATCACGCTGTTTGAACGGAGTCTCAGACTCCTTTGCTTAATATAACAGTCACTGATACTGTtatattttggtgtttttggttttgaagGAGTGAAGGGAACAAGAAATTTTAGGCAAGAAGAGAGTTGTTGAGAGATTAAAGGGTTGATTTTGGAGGATTGGGTTGGAGGGCCCAAGAGGGAGAGTAGATCAGATGGTGTGGCTTTTGGGATTGAAGATGGCGATGGTGATTTGAATGGGAGGATGGAGGGAGATGATGAAGAAGCtgtgagagagagggagaggaaaaTTGCAAATCTGAATGAGCAGAAAGAGGAGCTGCCCATTTCCTCTCCCACCCAGTCTCAGCGTCCTCTCTCTGTGTATTTGGGTGGAAACTGAAATGGTAACAGAGAGTTGACTACTTCGACTTCCCTCCAATTTTTTACATGCTGCAGTTGAGCTTCTGTGTCAAGCCACTTCCCTTTTTACGATTCATTTAAGCAATCATGGAGCAAGCCAAGCGACGatgagagaaagaaaataaaaaatcaatggacCTGGGTTTAGAATTTAAGTTCAAGAATTAGCCGATAGACATTGAGCTAACCTCAAAACAGGATTCGATGTCATTCATTTGCATGCTGTCCAAGTTTCTGAGCCATGGTTGGATTTCGGCCATTAGATAGCTGGCTGGATGATCAAAACAGGATACCTCTGGGAAAAATCGGACCTTATGTTTCATGTAACATTGATCATGAGAAATAAGATGATCCAGTGTCTCGCATCTGAACTCCTGGGCCTGAGATGAAATGGGCTGTGCATTGGCAAGTTGCGTGTCATGGTATCTGCTTATGCCTTAAACAAACTTCCGATCTATATCAGCTGTAAAATGACAAGATCTAGTTTGATACAGTTATATGACCCGCGTGATGCCGCGGgtcttttttttacataaaaaatatataaaaaaattaaaatttaaaagtattaggttTTTCGATAAAACTATACCCAAAAGTTTTAGATTTCATTACAACGTCTGacctaaaagtaatatttataatattataataacattaaacttgcatgaccttAGTTTAAGTAAGTCTAGCTGCAATACCGGACCCAGGaatattggatgtgggtctggctataaggtcgtgttataaaagtgtgataattaaatagataaattaaaaagaaaaaacaaagaaaaaaaccaacatgaagaaaaaaaactaatgaagaaaaagaaaaaaaaattgaattaatgaagaaaaaaactaatgaagaaaaccCTTCAGATCAGGTTAAACTGTAAGACTTGAGAttcacgtcatgaaagtttgataactaaatagaaaaaaattgacgagTTTatccagaattaactgggttaatccatcaaatcaagttaactcaTCAAGTTCAAGATAcgtatcatgaaagtctgataattaaatataaagaaatttaacattaacaaactaaactaaacgaaaaaaaattaattaaaatgaaaaaaattcagattaactcgtcaaaccaagttaacctatcaaacccgagatccgtatcattaaaatctgataactaaataaaaaaaaattaaaattaacaaactaaatcaaacaaaaaaatcattaaaaaaacaaaagaaatattaaaaaaaactaagatctaaaagtattaaGTTTTTTTGCAAATGTATATTCAAGAGTTTTAGGTTTGACTGCAATGcctaatctaaaaataatatttataataacattaaacttgaaagacccaagtttaagtggatcTAACTGCAATATAAAACCCAATAGTCTTGAATAtgagtctggctgcaaggttgtatcataaaagtgtgatacttaaataaattaattaaaaaaaatacaaagaaaaaaaccatcattaagataataataataataataattattattattatatataataataataataataataataatatataagtataattaaaaggctataataataataataattattatatataagtataattaaaagGCGTGGGGAAGCACTTTTAGTATATTGTTAATATAGCTCAACAAAGAGAATGAAATGGTTGCTTGAAAAGTTTGTCGATGAGAAGCACAAAATACAAACTACCATATAACTGATTGAATCTTGAGATGATCGATAAAAGTGTACAGAACTTCTATCTTGCTTTTGATAGATAAACAATTTTTGTTCATATCCGAGGCTTTTCTACCCTCTAAATATGTTTTCGACACGATTTTATAAAGGTGAGAACCGATACTCCGCATATCCAAGATGGGCTCATGTACTGCGACAAAGCATCACCAGCTGTTCTCGAGGGCTTGacaattctttctttctgtAGAACAACTTGCATTCCAGGACCCTCCTCTCTTCTGCTCCAGCAAGGAAGAAGGAACGACACTAGAAGGGATCTGCAACTTTAATGCCAGCTGACTTGTCCCAATCCTCTGGGGGCAAGACATCTGCCATTATCTTTTCCTGACCCTGCCAAAGAATCTGGAAACAATAGTGCCATACAAGGTTAGTCAACGTACTTGAACGTCCAATTGGAGTAAATAAAACAATCAGGTGTGTAAGAGAAAGTAATCTTTTAAGAACTTACTTTGTCAATGACCCCGAATTCTTTGGCTCTTCTAGAATCCATATAAAATGGTCTCTTCATTACATTAGCTACAGTCTCTAGTGACTGATGAAAGATCGAGTTATTCAATTAGTTCCCGGGTCCGGTAGTttgaagattaaataaaaaggcTACACATTAAGGAATCGTACTCACATTTCCAGTGTGCTTGGCCAGAAGTTCTGTTAGAACATCCCTGTTTATTACTGCCTgcaaaaataatgatgacagtAGAGTGATGATTTCCAGAAATATatattagaatttgatttacaGAGCAGTGACCTCAAAAGGTTCTAAAACAAGTCTTCAGAGAAGTGATTAGCTTATTATCTCCTCATATCAGTGTAATCGGCAGAAAGAAACCAAAGATATTACGAAAATAAAGAATGCACACATAAAATCACAGTGGTTATTATGGCCCACTCTTTTGAGTTTTGACTACCAAAGAGAGCTTGGAAAATGAGCATAGAATGAAT
Coding sequences within it:
- the LOC133669161 gene encoding uncharacterized protein LOC133669161; protein product: MGSSSFCSFRFAIFLSLSLTASSSSPSILPFKSPSPSSIPKATPSDLLSLLGPPTQSSKINPLISQQLSSCLKFLVPFTPSKPKTPKYNSISDCYIKQRSLRLRSNSVIRSKSEENELIWWPPEPVLELARLALDSGGDPASIHRALDPTVLPVPDVERCQENKCGLTRTPYGRRFISEELNSYIKFLFELIVARGASVGFNVSLNRYDLFHGHVFIARETGRLGILFHAREYPAYDKEVFPYNMGYCQKGSTVTYDDSMNLRNILLLLPLPSNSTRAWVAPGVLVVLDARPDGIIYRDLIPEYVNVARTIYEDDLGEVVVDVNYLNVGDTIPDYQIFVC